One Desulfovibrionales bacterium genomic region harbors:
- a CDS encoding radical SAM protein, which produces MAFLFGPVSSRRLGLSLGIDLLPPKICTFDCIYCEIGRTTLRTARRKEYVPTSGVLKEAENYLQSKAAKIDYVTVTASGEPTLHSKIGDIVSRLKDVSPKPVAVITNSSLLHLPEVRQALLKADVVLPSLDAVRPDTFRRINRPIRSIRIEQIISGLKDLRQEYTGQIWLEILFVQGINDRPEEVEELRKALQAIQPDRIQLNTVDRPPAENYAAPLSSARLETIREVLGERAEVIVDFKRRIQQGFRPLVESEILAMLARRPCTAEDISGLLNVSPDDISAVMEPLIKEHRAQCKTYDRRVFYIIPEFNLDLGRKRL; this is translated from the coding sequence ATGGCCTTTCTGTTCGGCCCGGTTTCTTCCCGTCGCCTTGGTCTTTCCCTGGGTATTGATTTACTTCCGCCCAAGATATGCACATTTGATTGCATCTATTGCGAGATTGGCCGGACTACGCTCCGTACCGCCAGGCGGAAGGAGTATGTCCCAACTTCCGGGGTGTTAAAAGAGGCTGAAAACTACTTACAGTCCAAAGCAGCAAAAATAGACTATGTGACGGTTACGGCCTCAGGGGAGCCGACCCTTCATAGTAAGATAGGAGACATAGTCTCCAGGCTGAAAGATGTATCACCTAAACCGGTGGCGGTAATAACCAACAGTTCTCTTCTCCATCTCCCGGAGGTAAGACAGGCGCTGCTTAAAGCGGATGTTGTCCTGCCTTCGCTTGATGCGGTGAGACCGGATACTTTTCGTCGTATCAACCGGCCTATCCGATCCATCCGCATAGAACAGATTATCAGCGGACTTAAAGACCTCCGCCAGGAATATACGGGGCAGATCTGGCTGGAGATACTCTTTGTGCAGGGCATCAATGACCGCCCGGAAGAGGTAGAGGAACTGCGGAAGGCTCTCCAGGCCATTCAGCCGGACCGCATCCAATTGAACACCGTGGATAGACCGCCGGCTGAAAACTATGCCGCGCCCTTAAGCAGCGCCCGGCTGGAGACCATCAGGGAAGTCTTGGGAGAAAGAGCGGAGGTTATTGTTGACTTTAAGCGCCGTATTCAACAGGGATTCCGCCCTCTTGTGGAAAGCGAAATACTGGCCATGCTGGCCAGAAGGCCCTGCACGGCAGAGGATATTTCCGGTTTGTTGAATGTCTCACCGGATGATATCTCAGCCGTTATGGAGCCTTTAATCAAGGAGCATCGGGCACAATGTAAGACATATGACCGGCGCGTCTTTTATATCATCCCTGAGTTTAACCTCGATTTAGGGAGGAAGCGCTTATGA
- a CDS encoding DMT family protein: protein MNNYTTTLILLCFSNVFMTLAWYGHLKSLNQRSWLIAVVVSWGIAFFEYLLQVPANRIGHQVMTVGQLKIMQEVVTLTVFAPFSVLYMREKLSMDYFWAGLCLMGAVFFIFRSKIMGT, encoded by the coding sequence ATGAACAACTACACCACGACGCTGATCTTGCTCTGTTTCAGTAATGTCTTTATGACCCTTGCCTGGTACGGCCACCTCAAAAGCCTGAACCAAAGATCATGGCTTATTGCCGTAGTTGTAAGTTGGGGGATCGCTTTTTTCGAATACCTCCTTCAGGTTCCCGCAAACCGAATTGGGCACCAAGTCATGACGGTCGGGCAGCTCAAGATTATGCAGGAGGTGGTTACCCTGACGGTTTTTGCGCCGTTTTCTGTTCTTTATATGAGAGAGAAGCTGTCCATGGACTACTTCTGGGCGGGGCTCTGTCTAATGGGAGCGGTATTCTTTATCTTTCGAAGCAAGATCATGGGCACATAG
- a CDS encoding type II toxin-antitoxin system RelE/ParE family toxin encodes MRVYQSRSFEKRVKRFSEIETGVLDQEIEKIMQNPSVGEEKMGDLRGVYVHKFKIRTIQYLLSYRMVGNDLELIMIGPHENYYRELKNYLRRR; translated from the coding sequence ATGAGGGTTTACCAGTCAAGGTCCTTTGAAAAAAGAGTCAAGCGATTTTCTGAAATCGAAACGGGTGTGTTAGATCAGGAAATCGAAAAGATAATGCAAAATCCATCTGTTGGAGAAGAAAAGATGGGCGATCTCCGTGGTGTTTATGTCCACAAATTCAAAATCAGGACGATTCAGTATCTGCTCTCGTACAGAATGGTTGGTAATGATCTGGAATTGATTATGATTGGTCCTCACGAAAACTATTATCGAGAATTGAAAAACTATTTGAGAAGAAGATAA